gaaaaggaattatctgcggcggaggtggaaatagaagagctgaagaaaagccttaaggagaaagaaaaactgggtgaagcagaggccgatcttcgttcagaacttattgcagtgcgcgctgagttagagcaaactcgtagccaagtttccactttcacaggtttggttcttttccctcgccgtatgtcgtcattcttttatctcttagttgttctgtctgagtctccccaccctatgtccagtgggtggcatccccgagctggtatggcttcgaaacgaaagagctcggtaaagatctcgtattagagatttggttgagaagattaagagtgaggctaggaaatgggatgctcgggctgaagtatggcgcgcgcggcatgttcagatggtcgacatgcaaaatctgtacaaccatgatcgtgctttatttaatggcacactgctgtggaccagtgataatctgcgggaagcccgcgagcgtacttccttgttggaatctaggattcagctattggaagaagaattacagacggcgcggtccattcctctttcaggggtccaagataatatgcttggtcttgccagggaacgagatgatgctcgtgctgaagtctatgctctcagcaatgctctttccgcgtctcgtgccgatgtagcccgtcttgctgagtctgagaggaatcttgaagtgtgcatgtatagactcagcaaaggggtctcagagataaataaagaggtcgaccaccttcgtcatgtggactcgatgaagcaggtagaattagatgcctgtcaatttactctcaccaaccttcaactagacaataagaaattatccgcggaatatgatcatcttgatgaagcgcgagatgcggttgttaatgaatatgaagaggcttcggcttgtgtcgaaggtataatcccaattcatcgagtgtgatcttgtttgttttctacgctaactccgtggtgttgtctttttcagggctcgaggaacgccttcgcgtcacaaatgaagaacttgaaaaggctcaatcttccttagcacagcaagaggaacaaaccaatccctgtttctagcgccaaattgtggacacacgaactacgcggggtccgaatgcccgcaatcaattgttaaagtctaaagagattacgatggtgataccctgatgtgggttcattggctcaaaacccacgggtttatcatggcctcctccaacttccccgtgcgtagcgattatgcatggggtacaaatataaaaggaaagcaacatatataagcaaatgcatgcggaactagatgaatgtaaagtgctgaaatgtaaataagaccaaggtttacgtggttcagcactaaggcctacatccacggggtttgttgttctactatattattcacggttacacgaatagttgaatgacttggggtttacatatttctctccactatgggattccttacctttgctattctctctctctctctcctgatgttttttcgatccccctccccctttgtggagattgggtatttataaggtaggaacgtgggacccatctctgaagaccgttggaaccttatcttctagtgtcttgtgtccatcacgcagaggtctgcgtttccccctcgatcccgcggaggcatcttcgctcgttccataggtcggtcgacacgtgcactgagcagagtgtttaatgcgggtggttgaggggtctgctcgtgtcagacaagtgtcttctgcccctgtcagtccgtgtcagctgactttctctccaccgttgatcttacctcctcttctggggataagataaagcaactcctaggggtttatttggtgcttcgcgacgcatcgtgttttgatgtcttggcttgcatgctttccacgtacctttctgtatacacgtgtccgatagtgagatatatgtgtacacaaaaagaaaaaatttgtaCTGGATCGGTGAAATAATCCCAACTTGTAGAAATTGCTcgtattaaaattaaaatttgtaatAAAAACCCCTACTTAATCAAAAGGGAGACGCACTAATTTGGAAAACTTATCACACTCCACTACttacttattctttaatctttATATGCCGTCTTTGTACGGTAACACCACCAATTGGATTAAGTAAAGAATAAATACTCGCAATAAGTGAAAGGTTAATCAATATAAATATCTGCATAACCAACGTAATTTtcaccaaaacatttgcaatcaCACCTCCAAATTTCTCAAAGAacaccaaaacatttgcaatcaCACCTCCAAATTtctcaaagaaacaaagaaagccATGGCTGCAGCTAAGTCTAGTATCAAAACTGCAACACCATTCTTCCTAGTTCTTTATTCAACCATGATCCTATTTTTTGCTTTGCCATGTTTTTCTTCTGATCCCGACCCTCTACAAGACTTTTGTGTTGCTGACTTGAGCTCCACCACTATTGTGAATGGGTACTCCTGCAAGCCAGCGTCCAAGGTTACGTCAAGTGATTTTTTCTATAGCGGCTTGATGAATGAAACGAGCACAGCGGATCCCTTTGGGTTTGGAGGGACATTCGGTGATGTTACCACCTTCCCTGGGTTAAACACCCAGGGACTTTCAATAAGCCGACTCGATCTCGCACCTGGTGGAATTGTTCCACTTCATACACATCCCCGAGCAAGTGAAGCTAATTTTGTCGTGAAAGGGGAAGTACTTTTTGGGTTTATCACTACTAATAATGTCGTGTACTCAAAGGTTATGAAAGCTGGAGAGTTGAATATCATTCCTAGAGGGCTTGTGCACTTCGCCAAGAACGTTGGACAGGAGAAGGCCTTCGTACTAGCTATTCTTAATAGCCAGCTGCCCGGATTTTCAATACTTCCTATAAACCTCTTTGCTTCTAGCCCAGCAATTCCTAATGATATTTTAGCTAAGAACTTCCAAGTTGATGAGGCCGTCATCGCTAGCATAAAGTCTAAGTTTGGTAACTAACCAAAATACGATGCCGTTCTTAGGAAACTGTACCATGGGAAGATGTGAGTCTTGTTAGAGAATCTGTGGAATGTTCGAGTAGGTTTCACTCGAAGAGTCAATAATAAAGCAGCCGATGAGCTTGCTAAGTGTGCTAGGTCTAATCCTTGTAATCAAGAATGGTGGCAAGAACCACCTTCTCTACTGGAATCGTTCCTGTCTATGAGCAGGACTATGTAACTTTCATCTTTGGTTTTTCAAGAAAACAGCTAAATGTGGTTTTTCCTGGTTAGCAAGTTCGCATAATATTTACGAGAACACCTGAGTCGCTCGCGGAAAAGATTTCGAACTCGCAGCTCGAGATCAAAAAAGAGCTCGCAGCTATAACAACTGTCGGATGATGACCTCAACAAACCTTAGAGTTAACCACAGTTAGCAACCCGGTTTAACtagtaagagcaaccacagtggacgAGAAAAACCATAAATCTGGTCCAGAAAGcagacacagtgggacggagtaaagattaaaaATTAGAGTATAACTAAAtatcagactatatttggtctgaaaTCCGGACCAAAACTATGTTTGGTCGAGCGGAAATTAAAAGTTCGTCTTagagtggggcgttggtataataacCGTTTGGAGTGGGACAGAAATTAAATGTGTGTGCGATGGTGGAGGGAACATATAAAGTCTGTCTATTTAATATAATCCAATATATTAAACCACGGACACTTGTGACACATGTGGTGAATCATCACCAGGCCAACATATAAAGTCCGCCTCACTTGGGCGGACATATAACCTACATTTGACCAAATTTTGGTCATTTCTCATTATTCTccaccacggactaaacccaatttttttagtttttttaggtttttggtcttTAGTTTGgtcgcaccattgcagttgctctaaaccACCGTATCTTTCCTAAATTCCaaatgttggaaaacgattaataaaaattgatttttaatggttttaataaaaataattttattattttcttttgtgaatgaaaaacttattagtcccacattgtggagtttccacttcttaaattgtttattccattatataaaaaaattcactacttttgtaaaatctatgggaaaggagTTGCGCTATATTTTAGAGGACCCCtaagagaaaatattttatagcgtttcttaagagttagcgattttccttaacggttttttcggagttgccaagctcaagttgagcatctactacatatgctaatagtaggtgtagtagggtgttttatcctggagatatccgtcctatgAGGGCTATagaatcactcttgagtgtagccggacgctaatgtcttaagggcaacgtgttgaacacgtgactcactctgattttccaaagttttaccttgttgttgttgtgcagatatgagaagctcgttcgtgtcgtcaatcgatcacttccattataaaggagctaagtatcaataacttttgcttatttgattttttctttattttgattattgcacccaacaatcttaagacattagagtttgtaataatcatggatgttaattatggagtgaaaaacaaaaaacgaatttttggtcagatgTAGAGTTTCAAATTTATCTCTgaacctagaaggaatttagatgaacccttttgacacaacgtagtagacatcctgttagttacccacgtaaaatttcagaatttttgaagttgtaaaagtatttttttgatattttaaaaAGCAgagaaacgtttctgaaaaattctgaggggcagaaatttgttgttaactaaagtagtttttatggggtaaccgtgagtttttattttgaaatgatgattcaaacgaagtttgtagatctagatgttatcttcaaaactcatatactattttccgattcggaactaaggtttgtgatatgtggtgtattaggtgattggtaaATTACCGTGtctgtggtcagagtataaacgaggattgtgacatgaaattgaaaaggaacatggataccaggcgcatgtggatgaacacaagtcttccaaagctgacaaaggcgagaacatcaaatacaacttaagcgtagtcttcataggaaatgtatgtttcgtaaaactgaatcccggcattactttaattaagggtgattgttatgtttgtaaaattcctgaccATACGaaagtaaagtgtagacaacgtaaaaccttaataagttgaaagttaatgctaatttagttgaaacaaattaaaaCGATTTCATTGTCATGATGTCGGaatttattttaataaccaatgtgagagactggtgggtggactctggagccactaagtatgtttgttgaaacagagacctgttcacctcttatcagaggataagggatgtcgagaaactcgatatgagtaactcatctgcgacagaggttgcataaaagggaaaggtcgagcataagctaatatatgtaatattctcacactgaatgaagttttcatgttccgagcatatgcaagaatcttgtatcttgttctcttgaagatggtaaaatattgaagatcttaattaaatgtggaaaattTTTTATAACTAAtggcagtgattttttaggcaacatttataagacttagggtctatataagcttaaaggaaaatctgatgaagtgaacatagttgattcttatgCTTTATTTTGTGTGTATTTGaatttttgcatggtagacttggaatcttaaaattataagtcaatgcataaacttcctagcataggctacgtacccaaatttagtttggattttgaacacaaaagtgaaatcaatatgctataaaatcttttagcacaaatgttcagagtaattctaagcccttagaattaatttagttaggcctagttgacatgagttcaaccaaaAAGCACTATGGTAAAATATGTTTTATAACTTTCgtggatgattgtacgaggtactatattgtatactttcttagggataaggatgatgccttagaagccttaagatgtataaacttgaagttgaaaaccgATTAGAATCCTTcaacataacaactgtatccttaagaagatgataatttccatgttgattagttcaggattttctgcggccttgtggggggaggcagtcctcttaactagtatatcctgaatagagtacccttttaaggatcagacgaaactccatatgatttatagAAAGATATACAACCTTCTTATGCATACGTCAAAGtatgggggtgtttgactaagattgtcattcctcttcctaaaagaactagatagaaaccaaaaatgttgattgtgtgttCATATAGGgcatgctgagtatacttctacatatagatttttggttgggtgttctgatttttcagactttggtgtgatttttctgactttgttgtgaatattattacataatctagggatgctgagttctttgaacatgtttattcttaaacctgtacctcattagagatgtgttgttgatcccctagatttattttcaactaGTCAAATTTACCTTCAAAGGAAGATGGAGTAGAGttgatcctaggagaagtaaaaggatTAGAACTGAGACTTGTtatggacctgacttcataatatGCCTAGCTTAGTATGAGCTCCAGACTCGTAAATAAGCCATAACATTTACGGAAACCCCATTTTGGTAAGaaacttcatttagtgaaatggactcagtccatcAAAACCAGAcatgggagcttgctagtttacctccagggagtaagaccataagatgtaaatgagtctttaagaggaaacgtagggtagatggaactgtggaaaattATGAGGCTAGGTGgatagctaaaggctataaactaaaagaaagtgTAAATttgcttgattcttattcacttgtgacgagaattacttccgttgagatgctaattgctattgctgccataaagaacttagaaatacatcagatggatgttaagacagcttttctaaaaccgtgaattagaccaacgactttgtagtgaaaggttatgaagacaaagtttgtaagttgaacaaatatttttattgtttataaaataagcacgtaaatagtgacatggaaaatttgatcatgtgataatgtataGTGGATTTaatttaatgaatctgacaagtatatttacaagtaacttgttaagaggatgcttgtgtgattgtatgcttgtatgttgatgatatgcttatacttgatacaaacatagatgtgattaattccactaaaaacatgcactgaatgagaacgttgacttgaaagacttaggcccttttgatgtaatcttggggatgaggattagaagataatctagcatttatagtcttagtaattctcattatgttgaattttatgcttaagagatacaatcagtgtgattgtaagcctacttgtacttcgtacgattattcttgtagactcaagaaaattaaggatagtggagtatcttaacttgaatactatagagttataggatgtctgatgaatttaatgaactgtaagtgtccatacattgcctatattgtgagtaagttaagtagatatacttgttgtccagagcaagagcattgggatgcacttagtagagtattacgatacctaaaatactctattaccttttgtttggtttatgaaaggtatcttgctgtccttgagagactttgtgatgcaaactggagagttgactcagaggagtcttaagtctacgagtggatatgttttcactctaacaggaaggtttgtttttggaagatttccaaacatacgTATATTGcacaattcattatggaatctgagagtattgcgatagataaagcacgagagggggctgagtgcctaagatgctttttagaagacattcctctctggaataggactgtgccagctatatctatatactgtgttagccaagctataatagctaaagctaaaaataactaatctcaaatggcgttatttccattgattggataaagtccaaggagaatatcgcgcaacctttgacgaaaggttcatccaaagagattgttagaaacacatcgaaggggatggggcttaagctcataaattaaacttgccatgaaggatactcgaccttgctgactggagatcccaagatcaaggtttcgaaagagataactaatttgtggtgggtaaaggaaaacactatcatagaatttcattctttgtcccttccctatggtgtagacgtgatagtgtgactgcatgtgaaggatgacttttaagaagtcttaataaGTTCTATGGTTTccatttaagattgaagtggggtgtagaagTAACACTCttcatggaaactcacctatctgaatgaggaagtgggccgcttcctatgagaatatgagatttgattctctagagcattctgagaaacaggatatgtccagggccaaattggacaaaacggcacgagcttggcagcacccttggagatatcatccgtggttgttatcgcgatttacatcaaatgctagcagttcaagacatagttcattgtatctagcaagtaattctggtaatatctcactaagcaaaggttcaagacctcatggacacctctgcctaaaatagTATTTCCTGCGCCTTtcatgtgattttcgttttgatggttttggtattactggaacttaggacctaagggtcactaagggttcacaaGTTCATgcttttcactttggtgaaaggaacctttaATATCACTTGTGAGGAGATAAAGATGAAATCTCTCTATACtaaggaacctttagtctcatttgcgatccatagtatgaccctggggtcaacacactgttgtgtTTGGGAGATGGCGTTGGAATGGCTAGTATGACTTTAACATGCACGATCTGTCTGTCTGTTCACTCAGTTCGGTtcgtgagattgggttgttgatttacaaagatctatctgtgtttgtgttttattgagttttcattcatgtgggggattgttggaaaacgattaataaaaattgatttttaatggttttaataaaaataataatttattgttttcttttgtgaatgaaaaacttattagtcccacattgtggagtttccacttcttaaattgttttattccattatataaagaaattcactacttttgtaaaatatatgggaaaggggttgcgctatattttagagggacccctaagggaaaatattttatagcgtttcttaagagttcgcgattttccttaacggtttttttggagtttccaagctcaagttgagcatctactacatatgctagtagtaggtgtagtagggtgttttatcctggagatatccgtcctgtgagggatatagcatcactcttgagtgtaaccGGGCGccaatgtcttaagggcaacgtgttgaacacgtgactcactctgtttttccaaagttttgccttgttgttatTGTGGAGATATGacaagctcgttcgtttcgtcaatcgatcacttccattataaaggagctaagtatcaataacttttgcttatttgatttttttctttattttgattattgcacccaacaccaAATACACGAATTCATGTACTCTTTTATTTCTGGCGAAAATCTATATCACAGAAAAACCATCATTACCCGGATCAGGATCAACGAAGGAGTCACATAATCACCACAAACGGAAAGAGTACATATAACATGTTAGTATGTTACATTATCAGCTGCTAGTTTTCTCAGCTAGCCTCGGTATATCAACTCTTCCATATACCCTACTTTTATAGTCGATCAACGAACGCGTGGTCGAAAACATTACTCGAATTGTTGGCATCATCGTCATCACCATCATTGACACATTCTCATAAAAAAATACATTGTCTAATTAATTAATTGtagttgttcttttttcttttccttgtatatagtTTTCAGTACGGTTAAGGTAACAGACAAATGATGAATCCACTAGGGAATATAAGCAATTGCAGTAGCGATCTGGTTCGTGGGGGTCTAGTGTGTAACTTTGCAAGTATGTGAACGAATATGGCTTTGGGAAAAGAATGGCTTTTGATAAGAACCATGATTTCCTCCTgagtgataaaaaaaataaaaaaataggaagTAGATTGTACTAGCCTAGATATCCCGAATGTCCTGATTTTTGAGATGCTTTGTTTTTGTGATTTTATTTCGCAAGCACGAGTCCTATTTTGGATTGATGAAAGGAAGAAATATAATGCATTTGGAATATGGAAAAATATGGCATCTGGAAAAGTGACATCCGAACTGTTTGGGAAAGATACGGTAATCCGTAAAAGACTGGTAGCTAATCGTGGTTAAGTCACATGTCACATCTCTAAAATCTGACGGTCATGTAGCGCGAGATCAAAATATTTTCCATCGCGACATTTGTAGCATTAGCGAAAAATTCCCTATTATTATTCAACAGCACCACAAATTTAAAACCATTAGACTTAAGTCCATTAGACAATTGTTAGTCACCAAGCAAATTTCAGACCAGAAAGCAGATTTTTGGTCGCATACCAAATTCAGGGCACATTACCGTGCCTtttattgtaggatcagaatctcgcagcaataatgcctcagcgaaattattaacaacacaacagtgtcgcagaacaacttcagaaacgaaataataaacgacgtcagctaaatcatgagaaaaatgtgatggtcctgcgaaaattagggagtttgcgagattaacatttgtaaggttgagagaatgtcgcaagccatatccgaaaataaaggatagattagctgtcatccactatgtaattccctataaatagccattcagttgtaaaggaaaagggagagatcttttctgagtgagaagcaagtaactaggagagagaaaatctagagcagtggttattcttgattcttttatcttttcttgtaagattgttcaaagattcatcaataaaattaagattgttaatcaaaAAATgaattgaatgttaatgaaatcttgtgaggggtgtagtgtaggatttcctgcaactacataatggcgctagaaacagggagggattgaagattgaagattgttctagaaaaaattgaagattaatattgagatttgtgaagatttgtaGTAATCGGTTAAGAATTTTatataatctcttgcaattcattaatattgaagaaatggctagaagaagaaatacatcagaacaaccaactactgttagaagaagcaagagacttgctggaagggaaagaagtgaaatgggagaatatactagaatgagaaataatggaggaAATCAAATTCAACTACCAGTTCGACAAACattagtacaaggaaggaatatagattatgatagggtgagtatacacacttggcaatcaaattcagcagaagaagtagaagaagagcagcaaaccagaaaccatagacaggtagagataaatcaagaagcagatgaaggaataattcatggagattaggaaattggagcgttagaaacgttgagatgaagaatacatgaagaaagaatagctgaggcagaagaacgtacaaatttaacaaggaaaaatcacgaattgaggatggaaaatatgagactacatagTAGAAGATCGGGAAGTACtacaaatcatattcaagatcgattagaagagagatgaggtgaAACTCAcgcacaattaatgctggaaataatattcgagaagatatatcaaatcctaatgaagaacatcgcgaagatagagaaaggactgatgatcgttacgttccacaaaatgaaacttttgatggcaggcaaaatgatagaaatcaagagaatggacagcGTCAGAGACGAAATAAttaagatggcgaagggaatcgagaggaagaaaggagaattttacatgagagagaagctcaaagaaatcaacaaacgcttgaagaagaaattgaaagacattatgctgaacaagcacgtttaacttgcgaacgtgaaagattgagagcgaaaatagaagaacaagagcttcaggagacaattcgccagaacaatcacgacaatcgagaaagaaggcgtacacaaaaccggaataacgataatctcaatgaagagtacagaggatggttgaaagacagcgaatggaattgataagaaatgaacaaaatcatggaggggaaaatgagagacatcatcatatgcgaattcaagatagagatgaggaagagaatcgcagaggaagacgagatgaggatgatgaagaagaaatgcaaaatttcgcgagagaagaaagacatgaacgcagaagaagggaggcgaaattaaaaagaccaatggattaAAATTcaagtgtaaataaacaaatcttaaaagaattggaagaaatgagaggaatgttaaataatagaggagaagtaggcagaagacaattagatgaagctatagaagaagctgcgaaagctCCATTTataagagaagtacaactaggaggaatacctccgaaatgcaatttgcccgcattaaccaacatttttgatggaacaacttgtgcaattcaacacattaaagcctacgtgaggtgcatgttgcaatgggaaaatcatgatgccgtattatgcaagtattttacgtccagcttaacaggggaggagATAAAATGGTTTGGAAgactaccaaagaatacaataacatccttcaatcattggcagactacattcctgggggcatatataagtaacaattcttcgcgacctggtattgaagacgtgtttggattaaaacaaaggattggcgaaagtttgaagcacctaaccaAACGATGGAgcactatgtgtagcgaaatggctggccgtgtagatgagagatatcttatcttatcatttatcaatgctatgtttgcaaccaatctattgtatatccaaattttcagagtcaagaatacgatcacaatgactgaattgcgagaacttcaggaagaatatattgctctagaggaaaggaaaaatgaaatggaatcatacccag
This genomic stretch from Papaver somniferum cultivar HN1 chromosome 5, ASM357369v1, whole genome shotgun sequence harbors:
- the LOC113278193 gene encoding germin-like protein subfamily T member 2 yields the protein MAAAKSSIKTATPFFLVLYSTMILFFALPCFSSDPDPLQDFCVADLSSTTIVNGYSCKPASKVTSSDFFYSGLMNETSTADPFGFGGTFGDVTTFPGLNTQGLSISRLDLAPGGIVPLHTHPRASEANFVVKGEVLFGFITTNNVVYSKVMKAGELNIIPRGLVHFAKNVGQEKAFVLAILNSQLPGFSILPINLFASSPAIPNDILAKNFQVDEAVIASIKSKFGN